TACTTTGTCTTAGTGCTGCTGATTGTGCTTCGGTCCTGATTGCAGATCCGGTGAATCGTGTGATTGGCGCCTGTCATGCCGGCTGGCGCGGCACCGTTGGCCGCATCACCGTGAAAACTGTCGAGCGTATGCTGGCACATGGTGCTGCATTGGAAAATTTAAAGGCTTACGTAAGTCCGTGTATATCTGCGTCTCAGTTTGAGGTAGGGCCTGAAGTTGCCAGCCAATTTGCGCCGGCGTTTGTATGCAGCATACCCGGCAAAGAAAAACCGCATGTAGACCTGAAGAAAGCGCTGCAATTTCAACTGCTCGAGGTTGGGATTCAGGAAAATGCCATCGAGATTTCACCCCATTGTACCTTTACAGAAACCGACCGCTTCTTTTCTCATCGCGCAGAGCACGGTAAAACAGGGCGCCTTATGGGATTTATTGGTTTGAAAACCTGATCTGCGACCAATTCTGTGTGTTAAAAATCTTCTGCCGATCTATACGGAACGATTATATAAAGCAAGATGTCATGACCTGTAATGCGTTGTTGCAAGGAAAACGGAGCAAATACGCCTGGCATATCCGGGTATGTGCTAACCATTCCACAGGAGACAGCACCTAATTGCATTTGTTGGCGTAGTCAAATCTAACCGTTGAGCGAATCTGGAGAACATATTGTTGTAAAGTTCTGGGGCGTGCGAGGCTCACTGCCTTCTCCTGGTCCTAATACAGTCCGATATGGTGGCAACACACCTTGTGTTAGTGTAGAGGGCGTGAACCAAAATGACCAGTGGTGGACTGTGATGCTTGATGCCGGCACTGGCGCGAAACACCTTGGGCAAGCGTTGCTGGAAAACAACAACGATATCTATTTCTTCCTGACCCACACCCACTGGGATCATATACAGGGGTTTCCTTTCTTCTCGCCAATCTATCAGGCGGACCGCAAAATCTACCTTTCTTATCTTGAAGATCGCCGGGGATTGTTCAAGCTGTTGTTGGAGCAAATGGATGGCCGGCGCTTTCCGATTACGCAAGACCAGATCTTGTCGCTACTCATTAGCATGAATCCGGAAGATGTAGCTGAACGAAGCCGTGAAGGCTATTTTGTCGATCGGCTGCGGGTCAATCACCCTGGTGAAACACATGGCTTCAGGCTCAATTTGCAGAATCGGAAAATTGTCTACATCCCAGACAACGAAATTGACGCGGTAGACGACGTGCACGTGTCATTTGATCGGTTGGTTGCCTTCTGCCGGGAAGCTGATTTACTTATCCATGATGCCCAATATCTGCGAGAAGATATGCCGGCGAAGCGGGGATGGGGCCACAGTGTATCGGAGCGGGTTTGGGAGCTGGCGCATCAGGCGCGCGTCAAGCAGGTGGTGCTTTTTCATCACGACCCTGACCGGACAGACGACGAACTGGATGTTATGCAGGAGCGGGCAAGGGCATGGTTTGCATCAAAAGATGTGAACGTCGTTTGTCATGTGGCGTACGAAGGGCTTACGTTGCGCTTTTGAGCGTACCCCCGTTGTTTGAGCCTACCCCACTGTATGCCTGTATTGCCCACGCCGCGTTATTTACCATCTTGGCCTTTCAGGAATGGCCACGTGCACACCATTTATCCCGCTATCTTTCGCCGAATTGATGACGTGCAGTACCAGCGCGAGCGGATTACACTACCTGATACAGATTTTCTAGATCTGGATTGGTCTAAGCGCGAGGCAACCAACGACCATGATAAGCCGGCACGGGTAGGTATTGTATTGCATGGTTTAGAGGGAAGCGCTGCTGGTGGCTACGTGAAAGGTATGGTTCGGGCAATCAACAAAGCCGGCTGGGATGCCGTTGCCTGTAATTTTCGAGGCTGCAGCGGTGAACCCAATCGATTGTTGCGCTCTTACCATGCCGGCGCAACCGAAGACCTGGCTGCTGTCCTTGAGCATATCATTGCATCGTATGATTATGAGGAAATTGTGCTGGTTGGGTTTAGCCTGGGGGGCAACCTGACCCTGAAGTATTTGGGGGATATGGGTGATGCTTTGCCACCGGCAGTGAAAGCGACGGCGGGGATCTCGGTCCCGTGTGACCTGGCTGCAAGCGTGGATGCCATGTCTACCCTTGCCAACAAAGTTTACATTGCACGATTCATGCGCAACCTGCGAGAGAAGATGCGCGAGAAAGCCGCAGCATTCCCTGGGCAAATTGCTATAGATCGACTCGATGATATCACCACGTTCCAGGAATTTGATGATTTGTATACGGCACCACTGCATGGGTATGCTGATGCAGACGCATACTGGCAGG
This genomic interval from Bacteroidota bacterium contains the following:
- the pgeF gene encoding peptidoglycan editing factor PgeF; this translates as MLYIQPNTFAEEPHVVAGFSTRQGGVSGPPFHSLNLGLSTADHSDDVHENRKRLFERAGFSVDQLAITGQVHGTEVLDVDAPGLYVGYDGMVTRAPNLLLCLSAADCASVLIADPVNRVIGACHAGWRGTVGRITVKTVERMLAHGAALENLKAYVSPCISASQFEVGPEVASQFAPAFVCSIPGKEKPHVDLKKALQFQLLEVGIQENAIEISPHCTFTETDRFFSHRAEHGKTGRLMGFIGLKT
- a CDS encoding MBL fold metallo-hydrolase, with the translated sequence MSESGEHIVVKFWGVRGSLPSPGPNTVRYGGNTPCVSVEGVNQNDQWWTVMLDAGTGAKHLGQALLENNNDIYFFLTHTHWDHIQGFPFFSPIYQADRKIYLSYLEDRRGLFKLLLEQMDGRRFPITQDQILSLLISMNPEDVAERSREGYFVDRLRVNHPGETHGFRLNLQNRKIVYIPDNEIDAVDDVHVSFDRLVAFCREADLLIHDAQYLREDMPAKRGWGHSVSERVWELAHQARVKQVVLFHHDPDRTDDELDVMQERARAWFASKDVNVVCHVAYEGLTLRF
- a CDS encoding alpha/beta fold hydrolase yields the protein MPVLPTPRYLPSWPFRNGHVHTIYPAIFRRIDDVQYQRERITLPDTDFLDLDWSKREATNDHDKPARVGIVLHGLEGSAAGGYVKGMVRAINKAGWDAVACNFRGCSGEPNRLLRSYHAGATEDLAAVLEHIIASYDYEEIVLVGFSLGGNLTLKYLGDMGDALPPAVKATAGISVPCDLAASVDAMSTLANKVYIARFMRNLREKMREKAAAFPGQIAIDRLDDITTFQEFDDLYTAPLHGYADADAYWQACSCRPGLVNIQIPTLILNAADDPFLGPACFPLDEAGQSANVHLEIPDYGGHVGFIDHPKDRRYWSEQRVVSFFEQHLG